A single window of Xylocopilactobacillus apicola DNA harbors:
- a CDS encoding L-threonylcarbamoyladenylate synthase translates to MTKIYDKTNYKEALQAIKRGALTVYPTETVYGIGSVIHNSISLAKIFVLKKRPRSKPLSLNIASAEMARPFLNFSDYQRYQKIAAKFLPGPLSVIFKTSIESEAAQYFTRKGSISLRMPASGLFLDALRAVGPIAGTSANLSGELSLTDPHDVKAAMKDLAEIILLDGAPEIGVESTILDLTGNPKIFRVGAISVEEISDFLAEPVEIVTDSRRYELRKTLYLYRNSAELNSLIDRVKPDDYLIWGNNFGFAGKYLPQSPLAELFSTLKKIDQDSKISVIFAEETNDDLYNRKLGELAQKWE, encoded by the coding sequence ATGACTAAAATTTATGACAAAACGAATTATAAAGAAGCGCTTCAAGCGATTAAACGGGGAGCACTGACAGTTTATCCAACTGAGACCGTTTATGGTATTGGGTCAGTGATTCACAATTCTATTAGTCTTGCTAAAATTTTTGTCTTAAAAAAAAGACCTCGCAGTAAACCTTTAAGTCTAAATATTGCATCGGCTGAAATGGCCCGGCCTTTTTTAAATTTTAGTGATTATCAGCGTTATCAAAAGATTGCTGCTAAGTTTTTGCCTGGACCATTATCAGTAATCTTCAAAACTTCGATCGAAAGTGAAGCGGCCCAGTACTTTACTCGCAAAGGCAGTATCTCCTTGAGAATGCCAGCAAGTGGCTTATTCTTGGATGCTTTGCGTGCTGTAGGCCCAATTGCTGGGACTTCCGCCAATTTAAGCGGAGAATTGTCATTGACCGATCCCCACGATGTGAAGGCTGCGATGAAGGATTTGGCAGAGATAATCTTACTAGACGGGGCACCAGAGATCGGAGTTGAATCGACTATTTTAGATTTAACTGGTAATCCTAAGATTTTCCGAGTTGGAGCAATTTCGGTTGAAGAAATAAGTGATTTTTTGGCTGAACCAGTTGAAATTGTCACTGATTCACGGCGTTATGAATTACGTAAAACTCTATATTTATATCGCAATTCAGCTGAATTAAATTCTTTAATTGATCGAGTGAAGCCGGATGATTATTTAATTTGGGGTAATAATTTTGGTTTTGCTGGGAAGTATCTGCCGCAATCCCCATTGGCAGAACTATTCAGTACTTTGAAAAAAATTGATCAGGATTCAAAAATTTCGGTAATTTTTGCAGAAGAAACAAATGATGATCTTTATAATCGAAAGTTAGGAGAATTGGCGCAAAAATGGGAATAA
- a CDS encoding thymidine kinase has product MAQLFFNYGAMNSGKSIEILKVAHNYEEEGKKVLVFTSGLDSRFGNGKIRSRIGIERVAEVINPDTDFYEIIKSQAKSTRISCILIDEAQFLSKQNVVDCARIVDEFNIPVMAFGLKNDFQNHLFEGTQFLLLYADKFEEIKTICWFCDHKATMNLRLSNNQPIYEGEQFMLGGNESYLPVCREHYFHPKLKELQNG; this is encoded by the coding sequence ATGGCACAATTATTTTTTAACTACGGTGCAATGAACAGCGGTAAGAGCATCGAAATTTTAAAGGTAGCTCACAACTACGAAGAGGAAGGAAAAAAGGTTTTGGTTTTCACTTCCGGATTAGACTCTCGTTTTGGGAACGGAAAAATTAGGAGTCGCATTGGGATCGAACGAGTCGCTGAGGTGATTAATCCTGATACTGATTTTTACGAAATAATCAAGAGTCAAGCCAAGTCGACCAGGATTTCTTGTATTTTGATTGACGAGGCCCAATTTTTGTCGAAACAAAATGTGGTTGATTGCGCGCGGATTGTTGATGAATTCAATATTCCGGTAATGGCTTTTGGTCTTAAAAATGACTTTCAAAATCACTTATTTGAAGGTACGCAGTTTCTACTGCTTTATGCCGATAAATTCGAAGAAATAAAAACTATTTGTTGGTTCTGTGATCATAAAGCAACAATGAATTTAAGGCTTTCTAATAATCAACCAATTTACGAAGGTGAACAGTTTATGCTTGGTGGCAATGAATCGTATTTACCCGTTTGTCGTGAGCACTATTTTCACCCTAAATTAAAGGAATTACAAAATGGATAA
- the atpH gene encoding ATP synthase F1 subunit delta — translation MSYDREKYATAYVEAIGEVVKIEEGKEFIDQLTELNQVMLENPELETAFRSRRLPQAIEKDLVTTLCQGYKSVVQSFFLVLVQNGHIMILDRICAKFIEFQNERQKLMVFKAVVTYLPDNLQQQKLEEVLKNKFDLNEVQINYQIDKDLVGGIIIESNTYLIDDSVRTRLNRVRDSLFQMKINSKELEA, via the coding sequence ATGAGCTATGATCGAGAAAAGTATGCTACGGCTTACGTTGAGGCAATAGGCGAAGTCGTTAAAATTGAAGAAGGTAAGGAATTTATCGATCAGTTAACTGAGTTGAATCAGGTCATGCTAGAGAATCCAGAACTAGAAACAGCTTTTAGGAGTCGACGACTCCCTCAAGCTATCGAAAAAGATCTTGTTACTACTTTATGCCAGGGGTATAAGAGTGTAGTTCAGAGCTTTTTCTTAGTTTTGGTTCAAAACGGACATATTATGATTCTTGATCGAATTTGTGCTAAGTTCATTGAATTTCAAAATGAGCGACAGAAATTGATGGTTTTTAAGGCAGTAGTTACTTACCTTCCAGATAATTTGCAGCAACAGAAGTTAGAAGAGGTTCTAAAAAATAAATTTGACCTCAATGAGGTTCAAATTAATTATCAAATCGATAAGGACTTGGTCGGTGGAATTATCATTGAAAGCAATACATACTTGATTGATGATTCAGTTCGCACTAGGCTAAATCGAGTTAGAGATTCATTGTTTCAAATGAAGATTAATAGTAAAGAATTGGAGGCATAA
- the atpB gene encoding F0F1 ATP synthase subunit A — protein sequence MSIFGLRFNLANDIPILVIAVLIICLVFAWSRHLQIRPGRKQNALEWLVDFTNNVVDSNLTGEEERKPAKLFGFVVFLFIIVSNEIGLFFQITSNGESYFRSPTASAVVTMTLAMMVLAYSHYVGVKKHGIKRYLKSFVEPFALFLPINLIDDFASFLTLSLRLYGNIYAGEVLIHLISSLAFGVKGMTYITLPFALILMLIWQVFSLFIGAVQTYVFLNLSMVYIDRKANE from the coding sequence ATTAGCATTTTTGGTTTGCGTTTTAACCTTGCTAACGACATTCCAATTCTGGTGATTGCCGTTTTGATTATTTGCTTGGTCTTTGCTTGGTCACGCCACCTGCAAATTCGCCCAGGAAGAAAGCAAAACGCACTTGAATGGTTGGTAGATTTTACTAACAATGTTGTTGATAGTAATTTAACGGGCGAGGAAGAACGAAAACCAGCAAAATTGTTTGGTTTTGTGGTTTTTTTATTCATTATTGTCAGTAATGAAATTGGATTGTTTTTTCAAATTACTAGTAATGGAGAAAGTTACTTTAGATCACCAACTGCTTCTGCAGTGGTAACGATGACTCTAGCCATGATGGTCCTTGCATATTCACATTATGTAGGGGTTAAAAAGCATGGAATAAAGAGGTACCTTAAAAGTTTTGTAGAGCCATTTGCCCTTTTTCTACCGATCAATTTGATTGATGATTTTGCAAGTTTTTTAACACTTTCCTTGCGTTTATATGGAAACATTTACGCTGGAGAGGTGCTGATTCATCTAATCTCAAGTCTGGCTTTTGGCGTCAAAGGGATGACTTACATAACGTTGCCTTTTGCATTGATTTTAATGTTGATTTGGCAAGTATTTTCTCTTTTTATTGGCGCAGTTCAGACATATGTGTTTCTAAATTTATCAATGGTCTATATTGACCGCAAAGCAAATGAATAA
- a CDS encoding threonine/serine ThrE exporter family protein, translating into MSEIYPKKDEKSELSQSHHMQIPWYDVIDDQNDQVLNSALKERSSIVGRVGIMLLSCGTGAWRVREAMNTIARNLHLTCSADIGLTSISFTCFYQSHSYSEVLTLSKSGVNTDKLDALERFVHSFSDQLPHLSTREIHRKLDEIQKMPGNYSEIATGFAAALACSAFVFLLGGGPIEMFCCFLGAGLGNFIRTKLLNRELTLLATVAVGVAAACLVYLLVFLGLEKLFKISPEHEAGYIGAMLFVIPGFPFITSMLDISKQDLRSGLERFVYALMITIVATLVGWLVAFTVHLRPANFLPLGLTPVLMLVFRFIASFCGVFGFSVMFNSPRRMACLCGLIGAISNTLRLELVDFTKIPPAAAAFIAALTAGLIASAMNRVDGYPRISLTVPSIVIMVPGLYIYRGMYNLGLNNISVAAAWLSKAILIIMMLPLGLFTARVIMDQRWRRSD; encoded by the coding sequence ATGTCTGAAATTTATCCAAAAAAAGATGAAAAAAGTGAACTCTCTCAAAGTCATCACATGCAAATTCCGTGGTACGACGTAATCGATGATCAAAATGATCAAGTTCTTAATTCGGCTCTAAAAGAACGATCATCGATTGTTGGGCGGGTTGGAATTATGTTATTGTCTTGTGGGACTGGTGCTTGGAGGGTGAGAGAAGCAATGAATACCATCGCTAGAAATTTACATTTGACCTGTTCAGCAGATATCGGTCTGACTTCCATTTCTTTTACTTGTTTTTATCAAAGTCATTCATATTCAGAGGTATTGACTCTTTCAAAAAGTGGGGTTAATACTGATAAATTAGATGCCTTGGAAAGATTTGTTCATAGTTTTTCAGATCAACTGCCACATCTGAGTACGCGAGAGATTCACCGTAAGCTCGATGAAATTCAAAAAATGCCTGGTAACTACAGTGAGATTGCGACGGGTTTTGCGGCGGCGCTTGCTTGTAGTGCATTTGTATTTTTGTTGGGTGGTGGACCAATTGAAATGTTTTGTTGCTTTTTAGGAGCAGGCCTTGGAAATTTTATTCGTACCAAGTTGCTTAATCGCGAGCTAACTTTACTGGCTACAGTTGCCGTGGGAGTTGCGGCAGCTTGTTTAGTGTACTTATTAGTCTTTTTAGGATTAGAGAAATTATTTAAGATATCTCCTGAACACGAAGCAGGTTATATTGGAGCGATGTTGTTTGTGATTCCAGGATTTCCTTTTATCACTAGCATGTTAGATATTTCAAAACAAGATTTGCGTTCAGGTCTTGAACGATTTGTGTACGCTTTGATGATTACAATAGTTGCAACGCTAGTTGGCTGGTTAGTGGCCTTCACGGTGCATTTGCGTCCAGCAAATTTCTTACCGCTTGGTTTGACTCCGGTTTTGATGTTAGTATTTCGTTTCATTGCTAGCTTTTGTGGCGTTTTTGGGTTTTCAGTTATGTTTAATAGTCCGCGCCGGATGGCTTGTCTGTGCGGATTGATTGGTGCAATCTCAAACACGCTTAGATTAGAATTAGTTGATTTTACCAAAATCCCGCCAGCTGCAGCAGCATTTATTGCGGCATTAACTGCAGGTTTAATTGCATCGGCAATGAACCGCGTGGATGGCTATCCGCGGATTTCGTTGACGGTTCCTTCTATTGTGATAATGGTTCCCGGACTTTATATTTATCGGGGGATGTATAATCTCGGCTTAAATAATATTAGCGTTGCAGCGGCTTGGCTTTCTAAAGCAATTTTAATTATTATGATGTTACCGCTAGGTTTATTCACTGCCCGCGTTATTATGGATCAACGTTGGCGGCGCAGTGATTAG
- the upp gene encoding uracil phosphoribosyltransferase → MSNFTVLNHPLIQHKLTMIRGKEVGTKDFREVANEIAELMVYEITRDLPLKDVEVETPMGKSIQKTLAGKKLAVVPILRAGLGMVDGVLRLIPAAKVGHVGMYRDEKTLLPHEYFVKMPSDIDKRILFIVDPMLATGGSANMAIEALKKRGAKSIRLVVLVAAPEGVKAVQEANPDVDIYAAALDEKLNQDGYIVPGLGDAGDRLFGTK, encoded by the coding sequence ATGAGTAATTTTACTGTTTTGAATCATCCATTAATTCAACATAAATTAACGATGATCAGAGGCAAGGAAGTAGGAACAAAGGATTTTCGGGAAGTGGCCAATGAAATAGCCGAATTGATGGTTTACGAGATTACCCGCGATTTACCGCTAAAAGACGTTGAAGTAGAAACACCGATGGGTAAATCCATCCAAAAAACTTTGGCAGGCAAAAAATTAGCCGTGGTACCAATTTTAAGAGCAGGTTTAGGGATGGTCGATGGAGTTTTACGATTAATTCCCGCAGCTAAAGTTGGTCACGTTGGAATGTATCGCGATGAAAAAACCTTACTTCCCCACGAATATTTTGTTAAAATGCCTTCTGATATTGATAAACGAATTCTCTTTATCGTTGATCCAATGCTTGCAACTGGAGGTTCAGCTAATATGGCGATTGAGGCTTTGAAAAAAAGAGGAGCAAAATCGATTCGTTTAGTAGTTTTAGTCGCGGCTCCAGAAGGAGTAAAGGCGGTCCAAGAGGCAAATCCGGATGTCGATATCTATGCAGCAGCACTTGATGAAAAATTAAATCAAGATGGTTACATAGTTCCAGGACTAGGCGACGCAGGCGATCGGCTGTTCGGGACAAAATAA
- the prfA gene encoding peptide chain release factor 1, whose protein sequence is MDNFIEKIQALADRYNELQGMMSDPEIISDTDRYMKLSKEESKLRPIIEKYNRYTQNSTLIEENQEIIASSEDQELADLAKEEMKDAVQENQNLEQEIKVDLLPEDPNDEKNIIMEIRGAAGGDEASLFAGDLLSMYEKFVATQPGWKMEIVSSSPTEVGGFKEVEAVITGDHVYSKLKYENGAHRVQRVPVTESQGRVHTSTATVIIMPEYSETDYKIDPKDIRVDVLRSSGAGGQHINKTSSAVRMLHLPTGIMVFMEEQRSQQQNRAKALQILTTRVHDYYESQNQEEYDSTRKNLVGTGDRSERIRTYNYPQNRVTDHRIGLTLNKLDRVMDGGLGEVIDALVAYDQAQKLQDVENG, encoded by the coding sequence ATGGATAATTTTATTGAAAAAATACAAGCTTTGGCAGATCGATACAATGAACTACAGGGGATGATGAGCGATCCTGAGATTATCTCTGATACTGATCGTTATATGAAGTTGTCAAAAGAAGAGTCAAAACTTCGTCCGATTATTGAAAAATATAATCGCTATACGCAAAATTCGACTTTGATTGAGGAAAACCAGGAAATTATTGCCAGTTCTGAAGATCAAGAGTTAGCGGACTTAGCCAAAGAAGAAATGAAAGATGCGGTTCAAGAGAATCAAAATTTAGAACAAGAAATTAAAGTGGACCTCCTGCCAGAAGATCCAAATGATGAGAAAAATATTATTATGGAAATTCGAGGAGCAGCTGGTGGCGATGAAGCTTCATTATTTGCGGGTGATTTGTTGAGTATGTATGAAAAATTCGTTGCTACTCAGCCCGGTTGGAAGATGGAGATTGTTAGTTCTTCACCGACGGAAGTAGGCGGCTTTAAAGAAGTGGAAGCAGTGATTACCGGCGATCATGTTTATTCTAAATTGAAGTACGAAAATGGTGCCCATCGAGTTCAAAGAGTTCCTGTCACTGAGTCACAAGGACGAGTTCATACTTCGACCGCGACGGTGATTATTATGCCTGAATACAGTGAAACTGACTACAAAATTGATCCGAAGGATATTCGAGTGGATGTTTTGCGTTCTAGTGGGGCAGGTGGTCAGCATATTAATAAAACTTCAAGTGCGGTTCGGATGCTACATTTACCGACTGGTATTATGGTGTTTATGGAAGAACAGCGTTCCCAGCAGCAAAACCGTGCTAAGGCACTGCAAATTTTGACAACTCGGGTCCATGACTACTATGAATCTCAAAATCAAGAAGAATACGATTCTACAAGGAAAAATTTAGTTGGGACGGGAGATCGTTCAGAACGAATTCGGACCTATAATTATCCGCAAAATCGCGTTACTGATCATCGAATTGGGTTAACTTTAAACAAATTAGATCGGGTGATGGATGGTGGATTAGGTGAAGTTATTGACGCTCTAGTTGCCTACGACCAAGCTCAAAAGTTGCAAGATGTGGAAAATGGCTGA
- the atpE gene encoding ATP synthase F0 subunit C produces MNLIAAAFAAAFAAIGGAFGDAIVVSKALESMARQPEQSGTIRGTMILGVGLTESTPILAIVIALILVFK; encoded by the coding sequence ATTAATTTAATCGCAGCAGCATTTGCAGCAGCATTTGCTGCAATTGGAGGAGCTTTTGGTGATGCTATCGTTGTTAGTAAGGCTTTAGAGAGTATGGCTCGTCAGCCTGAACAAAGTGGTACAATCCGTGGAACGATGATCTTGGGTGTCGGTTTAACTGAATCGACTCCAATTCTAGCAATCGTTATCGCTCTGATTCTGGTATTCAAATAA
- the prmC gene encoding peptide chain release factor N(5)-glutamine methyltransferase: MADYLVRDFLKDAKDKLSDQPVIADFIAADLLKISLGDLPFYYQHLMVHQDLANQWIKEYLAGKPYQYLTHQAYFFDLTFYVDENVLIPRPETEELVEWLLNLHHESKLKVLDLATGSGAIAVTVKKHRPNWDVTASDISKEALEVARSNAKSNQVKINVVESDLFSNLNERYDVIISNPPYIGQSEVSVMDQSVLNHEPKIALFAPDDGLYFYQKIYEEVANYLEPKGELLMEFGYQQKAKLAAIYQTGQIEFKKDLSGHDRMLRWQND; encoded by the coding sequence ATGGCTGATTACCTAGTACGTGACTTTTTAAAAGATGCGAAAGATAAATTAAGCGATCAACCTGTGATTGCTGATTTTATTGCAGCAGATTTACTTAAAATTTCGTTGGGTGATCTTCCTTTTTATTATCAGCATCTAATGGTTCATCAAGATCTGGCCAATCAGTGGATCAAAGAATATTTAGCAGGTAAGCCTTATCAGTATTTAACTCATCAGGCTTATTTTTTTGATTTAACTTTTTATGTCGACGAAAATGTTTTGATTCCTAGACCAGAAACGGAAGAATTAGTTGAATGGCTCTTAAATCTTCATCACGAATCAAAGCTAAAAGTTCTCGATCTTGCAACGGGTTCTGGGGCGATTGCGGTGACTGTGAAAAAACATCGACCAAATTGGGATGTTACAGCGAGTGATATTTCGAAAGAGGCACTTGAAGTAGCTCGCAGTAATGCCAAATCTAATCAAGTGAAGATCAACGTCGTCGAAAGTGATCTTTTTTCAAATCTAAATGAACGCTATGATGTGATTATTTCTAATCCTCCTTATATTGGGCAAAGTGAAGTTTCTGTGATGGATCAGTCGGTTCTCAATCATGAGCCTAAAATTGCACTTTTTGCCCCGGATGATGGTTTATATTTTTATCAAAAAATTTATGAAGAGGTTGCCAACTATTTAGAACCGAAAGGAGAACTTTTAATGGAATTCGGTTATCAGCAGAAAGCTAAATTGGCCGCGATCTATCAAACAGGTCAAATTGAATTCAAAAAAGATCTAAGTGGTCACGACCGGATGTTAAGGTGGCAAAATGACTAA
- the atpF gene encoding F0F1 ATP synthase subunit B, translating to MLNLGMEPLEIGDTLLLLVTLIIMIYLIGKFAYGPVNKMLEDRRNKINDDLDHAQSEREKASELAAQRQKEVDSSRDEASSIIAKAEKDGQKQKAGIIEQAHEEAANIQKRAKDDLASQKDQMLDQVKNNLVEVSTKMAANILKDQIDEDKQKQSIDDFLQKIEASK from the coding sequence ATGCTAAATTTGGGAATGGAACCTCTTGAAATTGGCGATACTCTTCTACTTTTGGTTACGTTGATTATCATGATTTATTTGATCGGCAAGTTCGCTTACGGACCGGTCAATAAAATGCTTGAAGATCGACGAAATAAGATTAATGATGATTTGGATCATGCTCAATCTGAGCGGGAAAAGGCTTCAGAATTAGCAGCTCAACGTCAAAAAGAAGTTGATTCGAGTCGCGATGAAGCTAGTTCAATCATTGCAAAAGCAGAAAAAGATGGTCAAAAGCAAAAAGCTGGGATCATTGAACAAGCTCATGAAGAAGCTGCAAATATTCAAAAGCGCGCTAAAGATGATCTTGCAAGTCAGAAAGATCAGATGCTTGATCAAGTTAAAAATAATTTGGTTGAAGTATCAACTAAAATGGCCGCTAATATTTTAAAAGATCAAATCGATGAAGATAAACAAAAACAGTCGATTGATGATTTTTTGCAGAAAATTGAGGCTAGTAAATGA